Proteins from one Aquila chrysaetos chrysaetos chromosome 5, bAquChr1.4, whole genome shotgun sequence genomic window:
- the LOC115341307 gene encoding translation initiation factor IF-2-like has protein sequence MPGAPTHPRAAHGGHGGTPTRLLGAAGDPQRRGGPGSVAACRAPRRGSRLILRSWRKGEKGERESTARPAPPPRADPEGRERRGGDQRRRREGNGPESATGSAALPAGPCNGKGGEQAAEAEERWGGRGRYREQRGLTVPATAGPQQGAAAIRLQRSYSLRRDDNRVRRASGQGTRHSPWGPSGITAAPRPGTARTDPRTPGLQGDVQLQQGAMHRDTRTHAQRDACPASSTAAVRRLRCRCRSRAAWPAQAELCGQVWGSHSPGETCRGEQGWLHPDHPGEHLPMDVHSSAEPQPIVTPALWETG, from the exons ATGCCGGGGGCACCCACCCACCCGCGCGCTGCCCACGGGGGGCACGGCGGGACGCCGACGCGGCTCCTCGGCGCGGCCGGCGATCCTCAGCGCCGCGGCGGGCCGGGTTCGGTGGCGGCGTGCCGCGCTCCGCGCCGGGGCTCCCGGCTCATCCTCCGCTCCTGGcgcaagggagagaaaggagagcgTGAGAGCACGGCCAGGCCG gctccccccccccgggcagaCCCCGAGGGCCGGGAGCGGCGCGGGGGAGATCAAAGGCGGCGGCGAGAGGGGAACGGGCCGGAGTCCGCCACCGGCTCCGCCGCACTGCCGGCAg GACCGTGCAACGGGAAGGGCGGCGAGCAGGCGGCGGAGGCAGAGGAGCGGTGGGGAGGCCGGGGCCGGTACCGGGAGCAGCGGGGGCTGACGGTGCCTGCCACCGCGGGTCCCCAGCAGGGCGCTGCag CTATTAGATTACAACGGAGCTATTCATTACGCCGGGACGACAATCGAGTTAGGAGGGCGAGCGGCCAGGGGACGCGGCACAGCCCGTGGGGACCCTCCGGCATCACGGCCGCACCGCGCCCCGGCACCGCACGGACAGACCCGCGCACACCGGGAC TGCAGGGGGAcgtgcagctgcagcagggagcgATGCACAGGGACACACGGACACACGCCCAGAGGGACGCGTGCCCAGCCTCCTCCACGGCCGCGGTGCGAAGGCTGCGGTGCCG CTGCcggagcagagcagcctggcCGGCACAGGCTGAGCTCTGCGGCCAGGTCTGGGGCTCCCACTCGCCTGGGGAAACCTGCcgtggggagcagggctggctgcatcCTGACCATCCTGGGGAGCATCTTCCCATGGATGTTCACAGCAGTGCCGAGCCGCAGCCCATAGTCACCCCTGCGCTCTGGGAAACGGGCTAA